GCGCACTGGTCAATACCAGGCCACCGATGCCGGCGGACGAACGCTGGCTCCGAATGCAGGACGAGCTGCTCAAGGGGCTCATCGAGGATGCGGGAACCGCGTCGGTGGCCGATGCTGTTGCAAGCCCCGCTCATCCTCGCATCCGCCTGTGGAGGGGCGACATCACGACACTGGCCGCAGATGCCGTCGTGAACGCGGCCAACAGCCAGATGCTGGGGTGCTGGCGGCCCGGGCACCATTGCATCGACAACGCGATCCATACCTTCGCGGGGGTGCAGCTGCGCATGGAATGCGCCGAGGTCATGGACGCCCAAGGCCACGAGGAGCCTACGGGGTCCGCGAAGATCACCAAAGCCTACAACCTGCCATCGAGACATGTCATCCACACGGTCGGTCCCATCGCGAGCGGACGCCCGACGGCCCTGCACCGCGCGCAGCTTGCCAGCTGCTATCGCAGTTGTCTGGAGCTAGCGGACCGGAGCCGATTGTCCTCCATAGCCTTCTGCTGCATCGGCACGGGCGTGTTCGGCTTTCCGCAAGAGGAGGCCGCAAAGATCGCCGTCCGTACGGTACGCGAATGGCTTGGGGCAAGCAAGTCCCAGATCACTGTGATCTTCGATGTCTTCTCCGACAAGGACTTGGAGACATACGCCAGCTTACTTGACATACCGAGCTCATAAAACGCATCGGCCGGGATCGGTCCCGATCACTCCCACGGCATGGTTGCCGTGAGCGTCGATCTGAGCCAGCCACAAAAGAGAGCTGGAGAAGGTGAGCGAGAACGTGCTCACCGACTCCGACGCGCAGGCACTCTCCCACGACGACGTAACCATCATCCAGATAACAGTTCCTCGCGCCGACAGGAGGCTGCGCCCCATCTACCTCAACGACAACCCGAAACGCTCGTTCAGACGCAACCGCTCGGGTGACTACCTCTGCCGCTGCGAGGAGATCCAGGGGATGATGCGCGACGCCGCCGACCAGAGCCAGGACTGCAGGACCCTGCCCCGAGTGGGCATAGGCGGACACGACCTCGCACCCTCCCCCGATGCGCCGTCCGGCGATGGCCGATACACGTGGTCGTCCGCTCCGCTTTCTCCTGTTCCATCCGGCAACTCTCTGTTAGACCACCGTTGACATGGCAAGCTACCTCGCCTCTTGCTGCATCAGGCCAAGCATTCCTTGGTCTTCCCATGACGTGTTGTCTGTCAACGGCATCGTAGCGGAGGGGCGAAGTATCATCATGTCAACGGTGGTCTAACAGAGGGTCCGGCAAAGCGCCAGGGGTATCGCCTGCCACTTGACCTCAGCCCAAGGAACCTGTCGTGATTCCCCATCAATCCCAGCTCCCTGAGTTGCCTATGGCGTAAAGCGGCACGTTGCGCATCCACCCCTGGTCGCAAAAGCCCGAGAGGCTGAAACGCCTCGACACCGTGCCGGGATATCGACCCGAGAATGCTCTCAGGCTCTTCGAGCGCAGGTTCTCCTCGGCCTTCACCTCGATGGGATAGACCCTACCGCCGCGCTGCACGAGGAAGTCAACCTCGCCGCGAGAGTTCTCTGCAGACCAGTAGCACGGACTAAGATTGCAATCCGAGACCAGCTGCTGGCAGACGTACTGCTCGGTGAGGGCTCCCCTAAACTCAGTGAAGAGTGCGTTACCATCGACGATACTCGAGGCGTCGAGCCTAGAAAGCGCACAGAGAAGACCGACGTCGAGGGAAAAGAGCTTGAACGCGGACTCGTCTGCGTAGGCCGAGAGGGGAACACCCGGCTTGGACACCCGAGGAACCCTCGTCGCGATACCGGCCTGCGTAAGCCAGGTGATCGCCGAACGGTAGTCACGGGCCCGGGCACCCTCCCCAATATGCCCGAAGACAAACTTCTTGTTCTCCTGCCCAAGGTGCGCCGGAAGCGAGCGCCATGCAGAGAGGGCGCGCTCCGCTCCAGCAGCCCCCAGATGCTTCGAGATGTCCCTCTCGTAACCGAATAGGACCCCCTCCTGCACGGCACGGACGGCGGACAGGTCAGCGGACTCGACGAACGTAGCGACCGCCTCAGGCATGCCTCCGACGAAGTAGTACTGCTTAAGCAACTCTCTGAACTTCGCCGCAAGGGACCCGAGAAGCTGCTTGTCGCCCGAGTCGACGACCTCCCGCAGCATCGGGTTGCCCGTCGCATCAAGGAACTCGCGAAAGCTCAGAGGGTGGAGGTCGAGCATGTCAACCTTGCCGACGGGATAACCCGTGCCCTCGTGGAACGTGATGCCCAGGAGGGATCCCGCCGCCACCACAGCAAGCTCCGGGGCGTTCTCGCAAAAGTACTTGAGCGAGGTGAGCGCCTTGGGGCACTCCTGAACCTCGTCAAGTACGACGAGGGTCTTGCCGGGGATCACCCTCTGCCCACTCTCCGCCTGGATCATGAGCAAGATGCGGGGCAGGTCATAGCCCACGTCAAACTGAGAGGCGAGGCCCAAGTTGTTGTCGAGGTTGACGTAGGCGACGCTCTCGAAGTGCCTCGCGCCGAACTCCATGAGCAACCAGGTCTTCCCAACCTGCCTGGCACCATTGAGCACAAGAGGCTTCCTGCGAACGGAGTTCTTCCATCCGACGAGGTCATCCATAAGGAAACGTTCCATGACACCTCCAAACGGCATACTATCAGAACATTCTTATTATCACACAGGATGGTTATAATAAGGACGTAAAATAACCTATATTGGCTTTTTGATGTACCTCATCTCCATTCTGCACTATGGCTTAGCCTTGACTGATTGCACCAATGCGGTGCGCTCGCCGGGTGGCGCAAGAAAGTTGAGATGAGATGTCTGGCAGGCCCTCCCCGCACGGAGGATCCGGCGCAGCTCTTGGTGCGCTCGCCGGGCGACTCCGACCGGTCGCGCGCCCGGGCCCTGCCCCGAGTGGGCATAGGCGAGCACGACCTTGCGACCGTGAGCTCCTACCGACAGCGCTACCGGCTCTCCCACAACGGACACGCCTGGAACGAGCTTGGAGACAGTGACTTCCTGCGCCGCATAGGCCGAGGACGGCAGGCTGCACCCGACGGTCGCGGGACTTCTCATGTTCGGTCATGACTGGCGCATCGCGGAGGAACTGCCCAACTACTTCTTGGACTACCGCCAGCAGCAGGTGGTGTCCTGCGTTTTTGTCTCCCGCAAGGAGAAGGGACGAGTTTGAAGGGTGTCAGATGATGAGCGCCGCATTTCCTGCTAGGGTGCGGCGCTCATGTATTCCTGGTAAGAGGGAAAGCGCAGAAACGCTCACCTCGGATCCCTTGATACATATTGATCAAATATGTATCATGTAAACATGGATACGATGTACAAGGACATGTTCGAGTGGGAGCAGGCCAAGGCGAAGACAAACGCCACAAGCATGGGGTGACCTTCGAGGAAGCCTCGACCGTGTTTTCCGACACGTACGCACTTGTGATCGACGACCCCGACCACTCTGAACAGGAGAGCCGATTCGTGATCATCGGTCTCGCACTCTTTGCCCAGGTCCTGGTCGTGTGTCACTGCTGGCGCGAGGGGGCGCGCATCCGCATCATATCGGCCAGGAAGGCGACAAGGCACGAGGACGAGCAGTATTGGAGGCGCCGCCATGAGGGATGAGTACGACTTCGGCAAGGGGAGGCAGAGCCCCTACGCGAAGATGCTGAGGAAGCCGGTAACCATGAACATCGACGTGGCCACCATCGACTACTTCAAGGAGGAGTCGAGGCGCACCGGGGTGCCCTATCAGACCATCATCAACATGTACCTGGGCCAGTGCGCGGCGGAGGGAAAGCACCTCACGTTCGTGTAGCAAAGCCTGCCGCTCAGGCCCCGGTGGAGCTAGGCCCGAAAGGACGGCGCGCCGCCGGGCGACTCCGACCGGTCGCGCCCGGCCCTCTCGCGGTGTCATGTCGAACACGCCCCGCGTCTTCCCTCGGCGCCCCGTCCGGCGACGGCGTCGCGGCAAGAGGCGGGGGCGCCGGCCCGAGGGCGGCAGCCTGACAGGGGGCTTGACAAGAAGGGACGTTTGGTCGCGGACGCCCTGCGCGTGCCGAGCGAGAGGCGGCGGGCGACGGCCGATGCCCACGGTCATCCGCGTCCAAGGCCTGCGTCAAACGAGATCGAGGTGTAGCCATGTTCGAGAAGCTTGCCGCATACCGCGAGGGCGATCGCCTGGAGGTGAAGAGGGCGCAGGGGGGTCTCCCACGCAGCCTCTGGGAGACCTACTCGGCCTTCGCCAACAGCTCGGGTGGCGTCATCCTGCTTGGCGTCGAGGAGCTGCCCGACACGTCGCTGCGCGCCGTGGGCGTCAAGGACCCGAACAAGCTGCTCGATGACTTCTGGAACACCGTGAACAATCCCCAGAAGGTAAGCGAGAACGTGCTCACCGACTCCGACGTGCAGGCACTCTCCCACGACGACGTGACCATCATCCAGATAACAGTTCCCCGCGCCGACAGGAGGCTGCGCCCCATCTACCTCAACGACAACCCGAAACGCTCGTTCAGACGCAACCGCTCGGGTGACTACCTCTGCCGCTACGAGGAGATCCAGGGGATGATGCGCGACGCCGCCG
The DNA window shown above is from Olsenella sp. oral taxon 807 and carries:
- a CDS encoding protein-ADP-ribose hydrolase, translating into MEQERKAQLLEHLVASLCDERGIDAPATRSADELWSAFRALVNTRPPMPADERWLRMQDELLKGLIEDAGTASVADAVASPAHPRIRLWRGDITTLAADAVVNAANSQMLGCWRPGHHCIDNAIHTFAGVQLRMECAEVMDAQGHEEPTGSAKITKAYNLPSRHVIHTVGPIASGRPTALHRAQLASCYRSCLELADRSRLSSIAFCCIGTGVFGFPQEEAAKIAVRTVREWLGASKSQITVIFDVFSDKDLETYASLLDIPSS
- a CDS encoding ATP-binding protein, whose amino-acid sequence is MERFLMDDLVGWKNSVRRKPLVLNGARQVGKTWLLMEFGARHFESVAYVNLDNNLGLASQFDVGYDLPRILLMIQAESGQRVIPGKTLVVLDEVQECPKALTSLKYFCENAPELAVVAAGSLLGITFHEGTGYPVGKVDMLDLHPLSFREFLDATGNPMLREVVDSGDKQLLGSLAAKFRELLKQYYFVGGMPEAVATFVESADLSAVRAVQEGVLFGYERDISKHLGAAGAERALSAWRSLPAHLGQENKKFVFGHIGEGARARDYRSAITWLTQAGIATRVPRVSKPGVPLSAYADESAFKLFSLDVGLLCALSRLDASSIVDGNALFTEFRGALTEQYVCQQLVSDCNLSPCYWSAENSRGEVDFLVQRGGRVYPIEVKAEENLRSKSLRAFSGRYPGTVSRRFSLSGFCDQGWMRNVPLYAIGNSGSWD
- a CDS encoding BrnT family toxin, with product MGAGQGEDKRHKHGVTFEEASTVFSDTYALVIDDPDHSEQESRFVIIGLALFAQVLVVCHCWREGARIRIISARKATRHEDEQYWRRRHEG
- a CDS encoding antitoxin, whose amino-acid sequence is MRDEYDFGKGRQSPYAKMLRKPVTMNIDVATIDYFKEESRRTGVPYQTIINMYLGQCAAEGKHLTFV